The window GCGCCCATCGACTGTCCATCTACGACGCCACGTACCTTGAACTGGCCCTTCGGGCGGATGCACCGTTGGCGACGTTGGACAAGACACAGGCGGCGGCGGCGGTTGCCGAAGGGCGTATGTTGGTCGAAGCGCTCGACGGCCTCGTATAAGCACGCGGTCGCCGCACTTGAAGGCGCCTCCGTCAGCACCTCCCTAGCCGTCCTCGGACGTTCGAACTCGCACCGCCTCACACCGAGACTCTGTCTGCTTTCCTCTCTTTATGTATGCAATTATTAGCAGTAACATCTATACTGCATAATTTTAGGTGATATATGAGTGTTCCGATCAGGAAGTCCATGCCGTTTGCGGCGCGCCGGGCGCTGATGCAGCTCGGTGCGGACATCCGCGATGCACGCCGCCGCCGCCGCATCCCGACGGCCATGATGGCGGAGCGCGCCCTGATCAGCCGTTCAACGCTCCACAAGATCGAGCGGGGTGATCCGGGCGTCGCGCTCGGCGCAGTGGCGACGGTGCTGTTCGTCCTGGGGCTGTCGGACCGGATCGCCACGCTGGCCGACGCCGGACGCGACAGCGTAGGGCTGGACCTGGAGGCGGAACGCCTGCCGCAACGGATTCGCGCTCGCCGACGCCGCCCGTCGTCGCAGGAATAGCCGACGATGGAGCGGGAGATCTTTGTATCCGTCGATCTGCACGGCGCACCGGTCCTGGTGGGACGCCTGTGGTGCCGCTTCCGCGGCGGTCGCGAGAGCGCGACATTCGAGTACGACGCTGGATGGCTGGAGCATCCAGAACGCTTCGCTATCGATCCGGCGCTACCGCTGACTGCGGCGGCCGGACCGTTCCACACCGTGCGAGGCGTGGCGCTGTTCGGGGCCATGAGCGATTCGGCCCCGGACCGTTGGGGCCGGATGTTGTTGCGTCGCGCCGAGCGCCGCCGCGCGCGTCGGAACGATCTGGCGCCCCGAGGGTTGTCGGAGGCCGACGTGCTGCTGTCAGTCGACGACGAGGCCCGTCAGGGCGCGCTCCGTTTCGCCATCGAGCCGGAGGGGCCGTTCCTGGCTGCGCCCCAACCATCGCGAATGCCACCGCTCGTCGAGCTGCGGCGACTGGTCGCGAGCGCCGACCGGGTCACAGGCGACCGTGAGGACGATGAGGACCTGCGGCTGCTGATCGGCCCGGGCTCGTCACTGGGCGGTGCACGGCCCAAGGCGGCGGTACGATTGCCGGACGGTGCGCTTGCGATCGCCAAGTTCCCGCACACCGAGGACGATCGCAACGTCGTTCTCTGGGAAGCGGTGGCGCTCGCCCTCGCGGAACGCGCCGGCATCGAGGCGCCGTCCCGGCGGATCCAGAACGTCGGCGGCAAGACCGTCCTGATCGTCGACCGCTTCGACCGGCGCGGCGGCGAGCGGATACCGTTCCTTTCCGCGATGAGCCTGGTGGGAGCTGCGGATCGGGAGACGCACTCGTACCTGGAGATTGCGGATGCGCTGCGCCAGCATGGCGCCCGCCCGCGGCAGGATCTCGCGCAGTTGTGGCGGCGGATTGTCTTCAACGTGCTGATCTCGAACACCGACGACCACCTCCGCAACCACGGTTTCCTGCACGAAGGCCAACTCGGCTGGCGTCTCTCGCCGGTCTACGATCTCAACCCGACGCCAACGGACGTTCGGCCCCGCGTCCTCTCCACGTCGATCGGCTTCGACGATCCGGCCGCGTCGCTCGACTTGGCTCTCGAGACGGCGGAGTCGTACGGTCTTGAAGCGCCAACCGCCCGCGGGATCGCCGGAGAGGTAGGGGCTGCAGTCGCCGCATGGAAGCAGACGGCCGAGCGCCTCGGCGCCGCGCGCCGCGAAACAGACCGGCTAGCCTCGGCGTTCGAGAACGAAGATCTTGTCGCCGCCCTTGCGATGCGGTAGCGGCACGGTTGATGGCGTTCAGATCAACCCTGCCGCCCACAGGACGTAGACGACCGCCATCGAGACCACGCCGTTCACCAGCGTGACGCCGCCGTAGGACAGCAGGCCCGCCTTGAGGGTCATCTTCGAGAGCGACATGCAGACCCAGAAGTAGCTGGAGTTGACGTACTTGATGATGATGGAGCCGGCCGCGCCGGACAGCATCGTCGCCTCCGGGCTGAGTCCGAGGGTGCCCATCATCGGCGCCGCGACGCTGGCCGCGGTGATGACGCCGACGGTGGTCGAGCCGGTCACCATGTTGCCGGCGATGCCGAGGACGAACGGCAGGAAGATGGAGGGGACGCCGGTCGCGGCGACGGCTCCGGCGATGGCGTCGACGGCGGGCGTCTCGCGCAGGATCTGGCTCAGCGATCCGCCCAGGCCGGTCACCATGATGATCATGGCGGACGTGCGGAGCGCGTTCTCGATCCACTCGCTCGTCCGCGCCGCCCGCTGATTGGCGCGCGTGTTTCGGTAGGCGAGCAGCACGCCGATGCCGAGGGCGACGACCGGCCAGCCGAGGTAGAGCATCGCGCGATTGACGATGTGGCCGGCCGGAAGCGCGAACGCGGCGACGCTCTGCCCGGCGATGAGGGCGAGCGGAATGAGGATCGGCGCGTAGGCCCGCCACGTGGCGGGCAACTCGGCCTCGCGTCCCTGCTCGACGAACGACTGCCCGACGAACTCGCGCGACGGGGGTGATTCGATGTGGGGTCCGACGATCGATGCATACGCCCAGCCAGCGAGCGCCCCGACGAAGGTCGCTATCCCGCCGAACAGGATCACCTGGCCGATGTCGGCGCCGACCAGCGCGACGGCCGCGAGCGGCCCGGGCGTGGGCGGCACCATCGCGTGCGTGAGCTGCATGGCGCCTACGAGCCCGGTCGCCATCACGCTCATGTTCAGTCCGCTGTTGATCGCGGCGGAGTGGACGAGCGGGTTGAGGATGACGTAGCCGACGTCGGAGAAGATCGCGAGCCCGATTACGAAGCCGCTCAGCGTCAGCGCCAGCGGCATCCGCGCTTCGCCCACCCACCGGATCATCGAGATGGTGATCCGCTCGATGCCGCCGGTGTGTTTCAGCGCCTCGGCCAGTACCGAGCCCAGGACTATGACCACCGCGATGCTCTGAATCGTCCGGCCGAAACCCTGCTCGAATGCGTCGATGAACGCCTCCCGGTCAAGTCCCGGGACCAGCGCGAGCAGGACGATGGGCAGCAGCAGCGCGATGAAGACGTGCCAGCGAAAACGTGCGATCAGGAGAAAGAGCAGGGCGACGACGGCCAAGAGGCCGGCGATCGCGACCAGGGCGCTGTCGGTAATCATCGGGCCGTCGCCGATTGTACGGGCCCGGAGAGATTCCCGCTACAGGCGAAACAGCCGGTTCACCTTGACGACGAGACCGCGGTTGCGCAGCAGGGAGAAGCTGTCGAAGCGATCCGGGCGCAGGGGGTCGGTGTCGCGGTCTTCCGTGTAGACGACGAACAGCTCACTGCCCGGGCTGTACTCCCACCGCAGCCGGAGGTTGGTGCTGACGCTGTTCGTGGCGGAGTTGTACTGAATCAGCCCGCCGAAGAACATGCGGGGCGAGAACGTGTAGATGACCCGGGAGACGATCAGGCGGGTGTGGAACGAGCCGTACGGCGTGTCGATCCAGTTCTCCGACACGGTCGGTTCGATCGACAGCTCCGGCGTGACCGACAGACGGCCCTGGCTGAAGCCGACCGACCAGATGTTCCCGTTGAAGTACTCGCCGCCGCGTACCGTGACAATCCCCGTGAGGCGGCGCTGCGCCCCAATCTGGTAGGTCGCCTCGACATCACGGAACCCGTAGCCGCCCACCGGCAGCACGACGCCCGGCCCCGGCTCGAACGGGCGCACGAGGAACTCGTAGTTGTCCGCAAGGGTCATCCCCAACCGGTCGCTGGTCTCGAACTCCGTGTTGAAGCCCACCTGCGCCTGCTTCGTCTCCAGGATGCCGGTGTCGGCGGTCAGGATGTAGTCGTAGCTCGCTTCCAGCCGGAACTGCCGCACTGCCTCCAGTGACGCCGGGCGCGGACTGAAACGTCCCGCGAGGTACGATCGCCGGAAGTTGTCGCGCCGTAGAAAGCCGACCTCGGGAATGAAGTTGTCCTCGACGACGAGATGCTCGGCCGTGACGCCGTAGCGGTCCCCGGCGTACATGAACTGGCCCTGGTAGCTCACATCCCGCCCCTCGAAACCGGGCGTCTGGGTCCTGGCGACGTAGCCCACCACGCTCACGTTCTCGTAGAACGCGAGGGTGGCGTCGGCGCCGAACACGCGGTTTGCGCCGGCGCCCTCTCCGACAACCGAGACGGAACGGTTGGTAAACAGGCCGCCGACCGCACTGCGGCGCAGGATGTCGCGCTTTATCCGCACGACGGCGAAGTTCGTCGACTCGGCGCTGGTGCCCCCCTGGGAACCGGGCGACAAATGACCGGTCTGGATGTTCAGGGCGCCTACGTCGAAATCGCCCACCTTTCCCGTGACGCGTCCGCCGCCGACTATCGGCACCACTGCTCCGCCCTGAAGGCCGATCTGCCGCGAATAGAAGAGGGTCGGCGCATTGCCGATGCCGCGCGAGCTGCGCCCGCCGCCTCCGATCTGGCGCAGGGCGCTGGACCGCGAGCTCGGGCCGCCGCCGCGCGCGAACTCGAAGATTCCCCGGCCCTCGAGGAAGAACTCCCGTTTCTCGGGAAAGAACAGGCTGAAGCGGGTCAGATTCACCTGCTGCTCGTCCACTTCTACCTGCGCGAAGTCCGTGTTGTATGTGAAGTCGGCGGTCAGGTTCTGGGTGATCCCGTACTTCACGTCCACACCGGCGTCGCCGTTCCACGCGGTGGGCGGGCTGGCGCTGACGTCGGTCGTGGTCCCGCCGATGGTGTACGGCTTGATTTCCAGGTTGGTGCCCGCCGCAGGCAGTTCCAGGCCCACCAGCATCGCCGCGTCGGATAGGCGGAAGAGGCCGCGGCGCCCGGCCGAGATGGGCACCGGCGTCAGGTATGAGCGTTCGTTCTTCCGCCGCACCATGCGGCGGAACTGGATGCCCCAGACCGGCTCGGGCCCGGGACGGTAGCGCACCGACTTGAAGGGAATCTCCATCTCCACAGTCCAGCCGCCGTCGAAGCGTCCCGTGCGCACGTCCCACACCGGGTTCCAGTCGCCGTTCGGATTGCCCTCGTTGGTGATCTGGAAGTCGCCGAGTGCGCCGAGCGGGTTGGTGTAGAAGGCGACTCCGTTGCGGCGGTCGTTGAACGTGTCGAAGGCGACCCAGAACGTGTCATTCTCGCGGAGTTGCGGCGTGTCGCGCTGCATTTCGTTCGCCACCCACGCGGATGGCGGAGCCGAGTCCCAGAGACGGGCGCTTATGTAGATGTTGGTCGCGTCGAACAGAACCCAGGCCTCCGTCTTCTCGCTGGCCGGTGCGCCCTCGTTCGGTTCCTGCTGGATGAAGTCGTCGAGGGCGGGGACGGTTTCGTAGGCCGGTTCGTCGAGGACGCCGTCCAGGCGGATGCCGGTGGCCAGCCTGACGGCGCGCACGGTGGCCCGTGCCTGTTCGTCCCGGGCGATGACGGCGGGCGGCGCCGGCGGGCCCGGGCGGTCGGCGACGCCGGACGGAGCGGATCCGGTCGCCGCGCCGGCTACCGTGGTCACGGCCTCACGCGGATCGGGCGTGCCCGGTTCAAGCTCGGATGTTTGCGCCAGCGCGGCAGCAGCCGGTGTGAGTAGCGCCGCGATACACGCGACCCCAAGACGGCCCAGCCGCCTCCGGGGACCGCAGCCAGTAGTCACCGTGCTCCGGCGGCCGCCGCTTCGGCTTCCCGTTCCTCGGCGCGATGGCCGGCGAGAATGCCCTCCATGCCGATGTTCCCTTCGTGGCAGGCATATTCGAATAGGGCTTCGTCCTTGCGCGACAGGGGAATCATCGCCGTCCAGTTGCCTGCGTACGTGCCCGGATCCTCGACCGTGAACTCGTGCTGGAGCGTGTCGGGGCCGACTCGGGTGAAGCGCTCGACCAGGCGCAACTGTTGCGCGGAGCCGCGCGTCCGCTGGTAGAGGGCGGCTGGCGACTCGCTCCGGGGCGAGAAGTTCGTGGTTTCGACCACCAGCGTGTCGCCCTCCCAGCGCCCGCGGGCGTCGCCGTGCCACTGCCGGATGGCGTCGTCCACGTGCGGAGGTCCATCCAGGGGGATGATGCGGGCGTCGTGGATCATCTCGTGCAGGAAGACGACGTGCCCCGGAGTCTGGATGATCTGGTAGTAGGTGTTGTACCCGGCGAACAGGTTGGGCATGCCGAAGGTGATGCAGCGCTCCTGCAGCCGGCGGTCGGTCCAGGATGACGCCGGATTGTCGGCGAGATGGGCGATTCGGGCCTCGCGCTGCCGCTGCGCCTCCGGCGTGAACGGCGGCAGGCGCCCGTTCGGGGGATCGATCACCAGCGAGGTCCGGTTGTCGAAATCCCGATCCACCAGCCAGAACTGGTTGTAGTTGCCGGTGGCGGCGTCACGCGACGAGAACGAGTCCTGATCGCCGAGGGCAGCGACGAACACGCTGTCTGCGAACGCCGCATCGCTCTCGCCGCTCGCGAAGAGCTCCGCGTAGCGCGCTTGCACGCGAGCCAGCTCCTCGTCCGTCAGCTCCGCCTTGTCGCCCAGAATCTCCGGGCGCTCCAGCGGCGTGGCGGTGTTGTTGGCCCAAACGCCCTGCAGGTCCGGCTGGCCGTCCAGCGTGCGCGGAACGGTCCACGACTCCGGCTGGGATGACTGTGCCTCGACCGGCGGAGCGGCGCCCGGCCCCGGCGCGGCCACCGTGAGCAACGTCACCGCCAGAACTCGCGCCATGCATGATTGGTTCATCTTCCGTCTCCCGTTTGAATCCCAGGGTGGCGTGATCATCAGCCGCCCGATCTCGGGACGAATTTCTGCACCCGTCCGCTGAGTTGCGCGACGAACACCTCGCCGTTCTGCGAGACGGTCATGCCATGGCCGCCGTAGCCGTCCGGCAGCTCCGTGAGGATCGTGCCGTCCAGCTCACGCAGCGCGCCGCCCGCCCAGATCCGCTGGTCGTCGGTGACGAAGAGCGCCTGGACGCCGGTCAGGTCGGTCCACTCGTCGAGGAACGTTCCCTCCGAGTCGAAGACCTGCACGCGGCGGTTGTCGCGGTCGACGGCGAAGACACGACCGTCGCGCGCCACCGCGATACCGTGCGGGAGGCCGAACTCGCCGGGCCCGGTGCCGCGCGATCCCCATTCCGCCTTGTACGTGCCATCCTTCGTGAACCGGACGATGCGCGCGTTGCCGTAGCCGTCGCTCACGAAGAGATCGCCGTCGGGTCCGAACGCGATGTCGGTCGGCAGGTTGAACGTGTCCGGCCCGTCACCCGGGACCTCCGGCGTCCCCAGTTGCATCAGCAGTTCGCCGGTCGGACTCAGCTTGTGGATGACGTGCCCCGGCGCGTCGACGACCCAGACATTTCCGTCCGGGTCGACGCGGATCGCGTGGGCTCCGCAGTGCTGGCAGCCGGCCGCCCCGTAGACCGCCGAGTAGCCGGAAGCACCCGGCGCGCGGTCTTCCGGCGGGACGCCCGCCACCTTGCCGTGGCTGAACAATCCGTCGCCCCAGGCGCGGACGAACGTGCCGTCCGGCGCGAACTCCAGAATGGGATGGCGCTGCCGTTGCAGCATCAGGATGTTCCCGTTGGCGCCGGTCGCCACCGCCACCACCTGCCCGAAGTTCCAGACCGTCGGCGAATCGGCTGCCGTCGTCGCCGCAATCGGCCACTCCACCTCGGTGTAGGCCGCCGCTGATTCGCCGGCCGGCGTAGCACATCCCGCCGCCAGTCCGAACAGCGCGAACGCGACGGCCGCCCGTCCGGCGTAGCGCCAGTCTGGTCGCATCTTCAGTCCCTCCAGTCTTGGGAGGATCCACGTGTGACCCGGATTGTACTCCCGCGACCCCGGCCTGTAGAATGGCGGCTGGAAGCGCGCGCGACACGGTCATCGACGCCATGCCCTGGATTCAAACCGTCAGACCCGAGGCGGCCTCAGGCCGCCTCGCCAAGAGCTACCGCGCCGGGGTGGAGCGGGCCGGGCGCGTGTTCGGCATCGTACGGACGATGAGCCTGCAGCCGGCGGTGCTGGACGCCTCGATGGGACTCTACGTGGCCATCATGAAGCAGCCTGGCGAACTGTCTCTCGCGCAGCGAGAGATGCTGGCCACGGTGGTGAGCCGGGCCAACGACTGCCACTATTGAATGCTGCAGCACGCAGACGATCTCCGGGTCGAGATCGCACGAGGGGGTGGCGACGCGGGAGTGGCGGACGCCGTGCTCGCGGACTGGCGTAAGGCCCCGCTCGAGCCGGTCGACTCGGCGCTGTGCGCCTACGCCGAGAAGCTCACGCGGGACCCCGCGGCGATGACCGAGGCGGACCTGGAGCCTCTACGAGCGGCCGGCCTTGGCGACCGAGCGATCCACCACGCGATACAGGTCGTTTCTTTCTTCAACTACATCAACCGCGTCGCCGACGCGGTGCACGTCGAACTTGAGCCGGAGATGCCGTCGTACCCGGACGGTTCGCGGTAGAGATAACCACATCCAGACCGCCTTGGGCGAGCGAAGGTCCAATTGACGGCGGAAGCGCGATGAGCAGCAGGGGCGGGCGCCGCCAGACCGGGCTTCGCTACCAGGCTGACGAGACTCCTCCCGTGCGTCTCACGATGGGTCTGGGGCTTCAGCTCGCCGTGCTCACGGTGGCCATCCCGGTCTTGATCCCGACCGCGGTCATGCGAATCGCCGGTGCTCCAGAGGACTATCTGTCCTGGGCAGCGTTTGCCGCCGTCGCGATCTCCGGCGCGGGCACTGCGCTGCAAGCAGTCCGGTGGCGCAGGATCGGTGCCGGCCAGGTGCTCGTGATGGGCACCTCTGGCGCGTTCATCGGCGTCAGCATCGTAGCGATTGCAGAGGCCGGCCCGGCACTCTTCGCCACCCTCGTCGTCTGTTCCGCGCTCTTGCAACTCCTCGTATCCGAGCGGCTCGCGCTTTTCCGGAAGCTTCTCACACCGGCTGTTTCCGGCACGGTGATCATGCTGGTGCCCGTCACGGTCGTGCCTATCGTGTTCGGGATGCTCGAGGACGTACCGGAGGGCAGCCCTGCCTACGTCGGGCCCGTGATCGCACTCGCCACGACCACCGCCATCGTCGGCGCTTCGTTGAAGGGAAGCCCCGCACTCCGTATCTGGTCACCGATCATCGGCATTGTCGCGGGTACGGCGGTGGCGGGCTTCTTCGGCGTGTACGATGTGGATCGCATCGCCGCGGCCCCCTGGTTCGGACTGACCGAGTGGCGGGCGCCGGGATTCGATCTCGATTTCGGTCCGCCGTTCTGGGCGTTCCTTCCGGCCTTCCTCTTGGCGGCGCTGATCGGCTCGATCCGCACGATGAGCAGCTGCATCGCAATGCAGCGTGTGTCCTGGCGTAGCCGGCGGCCCGTGGACTTCCGGTCCGTGCAGGGCTCCGTCACGGTCGACGGTATGAGCAACTTGCTCGCCGGGTTGGCCGGAACAGTGCCGAACACGACCTACTCCCTGGCCGCTCCGCTCGTCGAGGTCACGGGGGTCGCGTCCAGGGCGATCGGGGTCGCCACCGGAGCCATCTTCCTTGCGCTGGTTTGCCTGCCCAAGGCGCTCGCAGTGGTGCTGGCCGTACCAGGTCCGGTCGTGGGCGCCTACCTCATCGTTCTGATGGCGATCCTCTTCGTAATCGGCATGAGCATGGCGCTGCAGGAAGGGATGGACTACCGCAAGGTGTTGATCGTCGGCGTCTCCTTCTGGCTCGGCGTCGGTTTCCAGAATGATCTGATCTACCCTGAGCTGGTCTCGGATCTCGCTGGCGGGATCCTGAGCAACGGGTTGACTGCCGGTGGCCTTGCCGCCATCCTCATGACCTGGCTGGTGGAAGCCACCGGACCGCGCCCCCACCGCATGGAAACAGAATGCGCCGTTTCCGCGCTCCCGGAAATCCGGGAGTTCTTGAAGGCGTTCGCCGCCCGCAACCGCTGGAGCGGAGCGATGGCGGACCGCCTGGACGCGGTCGCCGAGGAGACGTTGCTGACCCTTCTCCAGCAGTTTGAGGACGGTGAGACGCACGACCGGCCGCGCCGCCTCCGGCTCTCATCATCCAGGGGGGAGGGCGGGGCGACGCTGGAGTTTGTCGTGGCACCGAGCGGCGAGAACATTCAGGAACGACTCGCGCTCCTTGGGGACGTGAACGATCAGGGTCGGTCCGAGCGGGACGTCTCGATCCGGTTGTTGCAGCACCTGGCCTCTTCCGTGCGGCATCAACAGTACCACGACGCTGATATCGTGACCGTCCAGGTCAAGGAACGGGTGGCAGACAGTTAGGGAACGGACTCGCGCGCTTCATGGGCGACGCCGGCCGCAAAACGCTCGTTGCTCAGGTCTTCCAGCCGCCATTGGACCGCCGGCGTGTCGGGAAACCGGAACAGGCCCGTCGCCGCGCCGCGGCGCATCGCGGCTGGGATCTCGAACCGGGACATCTGCAGCGACAGTCCAAGCCCGCGCGCCTTGATCAGCGC of the Acidobacteriota bacterium genome contains:
- a CDS encoding GntP family permease, with the translated sequence MITDSALVAIAGLLAVVALLFLLIARFRWHVFIALLLPIVLLALVPGLDREAFIDAFEQGFGRTIQSIAVVIVLGSVLAEALKHTGGIERITISMIRWVGEARMPLALTLSGFVIGLAIFSDVGYVILNPLVHSAAINSGLNMSVMATGLVGAMQLTHAMVPPTPGPLAAVALVGADIGQVILFGGIATFVGALAGWAYASIVGPHIESPPSREFVGQSFVEQGREAELPATWRAYAPILIPLALIAGQSVAAFALPAGHIVNRAMLYLGWPVVALGIGVLLAYRNTRANQRAARTSEWIENALRTSAMIIMVTGLGGSLSQILRETPAVDAIAGAVAATGVPSIFLPFVLGIAGNMVTGSTTVGVITAASVAAPMMGTLGLSPEATMLSGAAGSIIIKYVNSSYFWVCMSLSKMTLKAGLLSYGGVTLVNGVVSMAVVYVLWAAGLI
- a CDS encoding helix-turn-helix domain-containing protein, encoding MSVPIRKSMPFAARRALMQLGADIRDARRRRRIPTAMMAERALISRSTLHKIERGDPGVALGAVATVLFVLGLSDRIATLADAGRDSVGLDLEAERLPQRIRARRRRPSSQE
- a CDS encoding carbohydrate binding family 9 domain-containing protein → MTTVAGAATGSAPSGVADRPGPPAPPAVIARDEQARATVRAVRLATGIRLDGVLDEPAYETVPALDDFIQQEPNEGAPASEKTEAWVLFDATNIYISARLWDSAPPSAWVANEMQRDTPQLRENDTFWVAFDTFNDRRNGVAFYTNPLGALGDFQITNEGNPNGDWNPVWDVRTGRFDGGWTVEMEIPFKSVRYRPGPEPVWGIQFRRMVRRKNERSYLTPVPISAGRRGLFRLSDAAMLVGLELPAAGTNLEIKPYTIGGTTTDVSASPPTAWNGDAGVDVKYGITQNLTADFTYNTDFAQVEVDEQQVNLTRFSLFFPEKREFFLEGRGIFEFARGGGPSSRSSALRQIGGGGRSSRGIGNAPTLFYSRQIGLQGGAVVPIVGGGRVTGKVGDFDVGALNIQTGHLSPGSQGGTSAESTNFAVVRIKRDILRRSAVGGLFTNRSVSVVGEGAGANRVFGADATLAFYENVSVVGYVARTQTPGFEGRDVSYQGQFMYAGDRYGVTAEHLVVEDNFIPEVGFLRRDNFRRSYLAGRFSPRPASLEAVRQFRLEASYDYILTADTGILETKQAQVGFNTEFETSDRLGMTLADNYEFLVRPFEPGPGVVLPVGGYGFRDVEATYQIGAQRRLTGIVTVRGGEYFNGNIWSVGFSQGRLSVTPELSIEPTVSENWIDTPYGSFHTRLIVSRVIYTFSPRMFFGGLIQYNSATNSVSTNLRLRWEYSPGSELFVVYTEDRDTDPLRPDRFDSFSLLRNRGLVVKVNRLFRL
- a CDS encoding 6-bladed beta-propeller encodes the protein MRPDWRYAGRAAVAFALFGLAAGCATPAGESAAAYTEVEWPIAATTAADSPTVWNFGQVVAVATGANGNILMLQRQRHPILEFAPDGTFVRAWGDGLFSHGKVAGVPPEDRAPGASGYSAVYGAAGCQHCGAHAIRVDPDGNVWVVDAPGHVIHKLSPTGELLMQLGTPEVPGDGPDTFNLPTDIAFGPDGDLFVSDGYGNARIVRFTKDGTYKAEWGSRGTGPGEFGLPHGIAVARDGRVFAVDRDNRRVQVFDSEGTFLDEWTDLTGVQALFVTDDQRIWAGGALRELDGTILTELPDGYGGHGMTVSQNGEVFVAQLSGRVQKFVPRSGG
- a CDS encoding type II toxin-antitoxin system HipA family toxin gives rise to the protein MEREIFVSVDLHGAPVLVGRLWCRFRGGRESATFEYDAGWLEHPERFAIDPALPLTAAAGPFHTVRGVALFGAMSDSAPDRWGRMLLRRAERRRARRNDLAPRGLSEADVLLSVDDEARQGALRFAIEPEGPFLAAPQPSRMPPLVELRRLVASADRVTGDREDDEDLRLLIGPGSSLGGARPKAAVRLPDGALAIAKFPHTEDDRNVVLWEAVALALAERAGIEAPSRRIQNVGGKTVLIVDRFDRRGGERIPFLSAMSLVGAADRETHSYLEIADALRQHGARPRQDLAQLWRRIVFNVLISNTDDHLRNHGFLHEGQLGWRLSPVYDLNPTPTDVRPRVLSTSIGFDDPAASLDLALETAESYGLEAPTARGIAGEVGAAVAAWKQTAERLGAARRETDRLASAFENEDLVAALAMR
- a CDS encoding peroxidase, giving the protein MAAGSARDTVIDAMPWIQTVRPEAASGRLAKSYRAGVERAGRVFGIVRTMSLQPAVLDASMGLYVAIMKQPGELSLAQREMLATVVSRANDCHY
- a CDS encoding peroxidase, translated to MLQHADDLRVEIARGGGDAGVADAVLADWRKAPLEPVDSALCAYAEKLTRDPAAMTEADLEPLRAAGLGDRAIHHAIQVVSFFNYINRVADAVHVELEPEMPSYPDGSR